One genomic window of Kaistia geumhonensis includes the following:
- a CDS encoding YdcH family protein, with the protein MSMLSHLEALERRHEALAKEIEDVMKAHPSVDSVEVQALKRKKLQVKDEIARLKGNETMH; encoded by the coding sequence ATGTCCATGCTGTCGCATCTCGAAGCGTTGGAGCGTCGTCACGAGGCGCTCGCGAAAGAGATCGAGGATGTGATGAAGGCTCATCCAAGCGTCGATTCGGTTGAAGTGCAGGCACTCAAGCGAAAGAAGCTTCAGGTAAAGGACGAGATCGCAAGGCTGAAGGGCAACGAGACGATGCACTGA
- a CDS encoding YdcH family protein — protein sequence MTEEEEQEVRFELARLRQEHADLDAAIAVMSETGRIDPLRIQRLKKKKLALKDRIAVLEDQLLPDIIA from the coding sequence ATGACCGAGGAAGAAGAGCAGGAAGTCCGTTTCGAGCTGGCGCGCCTCAGGCAGGAGCATGCCGATCTCGATGCGGCGATCGCGGTCATGTCGGAGACGGGTCGCATCGACCCGCTGCGCATCCAGAGGCTGAAGAAGAAGAAGCTCGCACTCAAGGACCGGATCGCGGTCCTCGAGGATCAGCTCCTGCCAGACATCATCGCATAG
- a CDS encoding GGDEF domain-containing protein, which translates to MPEPRPVPPFPAPAFDADQPARRRPLAVEEDALPVPMEQRALVVRLSQEVAALRAALDLSRHRIATLEVEASADPVTGLLNRRAYEREVEKAAAFRNRYRTPALAVLVAVDGLAGVAERHGQNVANRALQTIGARLKGQLRSCDVAARLDPYAFGLVLWNAGQADIAPRLDALRAAAGGMDRLLEGRVTSVSVRIAALPIEADHQPASLMERLEGLLGARRRGPRETMR; encoded by the coding sequence ATGCCCGAACCGCGCCCCGTCCCGCCGTTCCCCGCTCCCGCCTTCGACGCCGACCAGCCGGCGCGCCGCCGACCGCTTGCCGTCGAAGAGGATGCTTTGCCGGTTCCGATGGAGCAGCGGGCGCTGGTGGTGCGCCTTTCGCAGGAGGTGGCGGCGCTTCGCGCGGCGCTCGATCTCTCGCGCCACCGCATCGCGACGCTCGAGGTCGAGGCGTCGGCCGACCCCGTCACGGGGCTTCTCAACCGTCGCGCCTACGAACGCGAGGTCGAGAAGGCCGCCGCATTCCGAAACCGCTACCGCACGCCGGCCCTCGCTGTCCTCGTCGCGGTCGACGGCCTTGCCGGCGTCGCCGAGCGCCATGGCCAGAACGTCGCCAATCGCGCGCTCCAGACCATCGGCGCGCGGCTGAAGGGCCAGCTCCGCTCCTGCGACGTGGCAGCGCGGCTCGATCCCTATGCCTTCGGCCTTGTGCTCTGGAATGCCGGTCAGGCCGATATCGCGCCGCGTCTCGACGCGCTGCGCGCGGCCGCGGGCGGGATGGACCGCCTTCTGGAAGGACGCGTCACCTCGGTCAGCGTGCGCATCGCGGCGCTGCCGATTGAAGCGGACCACCAGCCGGCCTCGCTGATGGAGCGCCTCGAGGGTCTGCTCGGTGCCCGGCGGCGCGGGCCGCGCGAGACTATGCGATGA
- the purE gene encoding 5-(carboxyamino)imidazole ribonucleotide mutase, giving the protein MGSQSDWQTMKAAAETLDALGIGHDDRIVSAHRTPDRLVAFAKDARASGHKVIIAGAGGAAHLPGMCAAMTPLPVLGVPVESKALSGRDSLLSIVQMPAGIPVGTLAIGRAGAVNAALLAAAILALEDPALAGRLDDWRAEQTARVAERPAQIEETKSHG; this is encoded by the coding sequence ATGGGCAGCCAGTCCGACTGGCAGACCATGAAGGCGGCCGCGGAGACGCTGGATGCCCTCGGCATCGGCCATGACGATCGGATCGTCTCCGCGCATCGCACGCCCGACCGGCTCGTGGCCTTCGCCAAGGACGCGCGCGCGTCGGGTCACAAGGTGATCATCGCCGGCGCCGGCGGCGCGGCGCATCTGCCGGGCATGTGCGCCGCCATGACGCCGTTGCCGGTGCTCGGCGTTCCCGTCGAGTCCAAGGCCCTGTCGGGCCGGGACAGCCTCCTTTCGATCGTGCAGATGCCGGCCGGCATTCCCGTTGGCACGCTCGCGATCGGCCGGGCGGGCGCGGTCAACGCGGCCCTGCTCGCGGCGGCGATCCTCGCACTGGAGGATCCCGCGCTCGCGGGGCGCCTCGATGACTGGCGGGCAGAGCAGACGGCGCGCGTTGCCGAGCGACCGGCGCAGATCGAGGAGACGAAGTCCCATGGGTGA
- a CDS encoding 5-(carboxyamino)imidazole ribonucleotide synthase, which translates to MGDGVLVDGVLAPGATIGILGGGQLGRMLATAAAELGFRCHVFSPDGESPAFDVAAARTISSYESQQALAAFAGSVDVVTYEFENVPAETAEFLSGQAMVLPGVGALAASQDRLTEKELMRSLGLEVAPFAAIDSLDDLVAALERVGRPAILKTRRFGYDGKGQVKIGPGDDPAAALAAINHHPAVLEGFVTFTREVSAIVVRGRRGETACYDITENVHRNHILATSTVPAAIQPETAEEAKGVGMRIAEALDYVGVLAVEMFLVEEGGRERLIVNEIAPRVHNSGHWTQDGALASQFENHIRAVAGWPLASTARHSDAVMTNLIGAEADDWHALAAEPGARLHLYGKAESRPGRKMGHVNRITPKRG; encoded by the coding sequence ATGGGTGACGGCGTGCTGGTTGACGGCGTCCTCGCGCCGGGCGCCACGATCGGCATTCTCGGCGGCGGCCAGCTTGGCCGAATGCTGGCCACGGCGGCTGCCGAGCTCGGCTTCCGCTGCCATGTCTTTTCTCCCGATGGCGAGAGCCCGGCCTTCGACGTCGCCGCGGCGCGAACGATCTCGTCCTACGAGAGCCAGCAGGCGCTCGCGGCCTTCGCGGGCTCCGTCGATGTCGTCACCTACGAGTTCGAAAACGTCCCCGCCGAGACGGCCGAGTTCCTGTCCGGCCAGGCGATGGTACTGCCCGGCGTCGGCGCGCTGGCGGCGTCGCAGGACCGGCTGACCGAAAAGGAGCTGATGCGCTCACTCGGGCTGGAGGTCGCTCCCTTCGCCGCCATCGACAGCCTCGACGATCTCGTTGCGGCCCTTGAACGGGTCGGCCGCCCGGCGATCCTCAAGACGCGCCGCTTCGGATATGACGGCAAGGGTCAGGTGAAGATCGGCCCCGGCGACGATCCGGCCGCGGCGCTGGCGGCGATCAACCATCACCCGGCGGTACTCGAAGGGTTCGTCACCTTCACGCGCGAGGTCTCGGCGATCGTCGTCCGCGGCCGCCGCGGCGAGACGGCCTGCTACGACATCACCGAGAACGTGCACCGCAACCATATCCTTGCCACCTCGACCGTGCCGGCGGCGATCCAGCCGGAGACTGCGGAGGAGGCGAAGGGCGTCGGCATGCGCATCGCCGAGGCGCTCGACTATGTCGGCGTGCTGGCGGTCGAGATGTTCCTGGTCGAGGAGGGCGGGCGCGAGCGCCTCATCGTCAACGAGATTGCGCCGCGCGTCCATAACTCCGGCCATTGGACGCAGGACGGCGCGCTCGCCTCGCAGTTCGAGAACCATATCCGCGCCGTGGCTGGCTGGCCGCTCGCCTCGACCGCCCGCCATTCCGACGCGGTGATGACCAATCTCATCGGCGCCGAGGCCGACGACTGGCACGCGCTCGCCGCCGAGCCGGGCGCGCGGCTCCATCTCTACGGCAAGGCAGAAAGCCGTCCCGGCCGCAAGATGGGACATGTCAACCGGATCACGCCGAAGCGGGGATAG
- the ileS gene encoding isoleucine--tRNA ligase codes for MTAAKTVYPAADPSPSFPKIEEAIGAWWKENRTFERSIEQRREAGAAEFVFYDGPPFANGLPHYGHLVTGFVKDLVPRYQTMRGKVVDRRFGWDCHGLPAEMQSEKELGVSGRLEILKYGVARFNEHCRTSVQQFTADWEYYVTRSARWVDFKNDYKTMDLSFMESVMWAFKQLHDKGLIYEGYRVVPYSWAAQTPLSNFETRLDNSYRMRQDPALTVGFLLDPLAADEVPTRLVAWTTTPWTLPSNMALAVAPEADYAVLEKAGQRVVLGAPLVGNYAKELEGFVEVGQLKGAELVGRSYRPLFPFFETRREEGAFRVIGGDFIEMTDGTGVVHIAPAFGEDDMRVGQEQGIPVVDPVDFAGNFTGEVPPYAGMNVFEANKEIIRDLKHQAGVVLRHETYDHNYPHCWRTDQPLIYKALRSWYVKVTAFKDRMVELNQGITWVPDHIKDGLFGKWLENARDWNIGRNRFWGSPIPVWKSDDPNYPRMDVYGSLDEIERDFGVRPHDLHRPYIDDLTRPNPDDPTGKSVMRRVEDVLDCWFESGSMPFAQVHYPFDNKDWFENHFPGDFIVEYVAQTRGWFYTLMVMSTALFDRAPFRSCVCHGVVLDENKQKLSKRLRNYPDPIDVFNTYGADALRWYLVSSPLLSGGDLAMPKDGRAIAETVRQVMLPIWNAYSFFTLYANIDGLKGRMVTSAEAELDRYILAKTGDLIRGIEAAMEKLDLAGATAAFPPFIEALNNWFIRRSRDRFWKAEKDADKQAAYDTLYTVLVTMCRALAPFLPYLTEHIHRALMDGESVHLADWPDASALVADVELVARMDMARSVASAAAALRTAKNLRTRLPLKSLIVAHPRHAVLEPLAAVIADEVNVKEVSFVDDPSAYGRPVLTANLPVVGKRLGPALKGVIAAAKAGEWTLTGDTVTIAGVELAAGEYFLKFQANEGVDAAPFDGSAGVVVLDTHVDAALEREGIARDFIRLVQVARKDAGFRISDRIHIEVKAANAASAAILDHQDTVKSETLAESLRPTDAVPEGYVSETVLDDQPIAIGVRLAR; via the coding sequence ATGACCGCAGCGAAGACCGTCTATCCCGCCGCCGATCCCTCGCCTTCGTTCCCGAAGATCGAGGAAGCGATCGGCGCCTGGTGGAAAGAGAACCGGACCTTCGAGCGGTCGATCGAGCAGCGTCGCGAGGCCGGCGCCGCCGAGTTCGTCTTCTATGACGGCCCGCCCTTCGCGAACGGGCTTCCCCACTACGGCCATCTCGTCACGGGCTTCGTGAAGGACCTCGTGCCGCGCTACCAGACCATGCGCGGCAAGGTGGTCGACCGCCGCTTCGGCTGGGACTGCCACGGCCTGCCGGCCGAGATGCAGTCCGAGAAGGAACTCGGTGTCTCCGGGCGGCTCGAGATCCTGAAATATGGCGTGGCGCGCTTCAACGAGCATTGCCGTACCTCGGTGCAGCAGTTCACGGCGGACTGGGAATATTACGTCACCCGTTCGGCGCGCTGGGTCGATTTCAAGAACGACTACAAGACGATGGACCTTTCCTTCATGGAGAGCGTCATGTGGGCGTTCAAGCAACTGCACGACAAGGGCCTCATCTACGAGGGCTACCGCGTCGTGCCCTATAGCTGGGCCGCGCAAACGCCGCTGTCCAATTTCGAGACCCGCCTCGACAATTCCTACCGCATGCGCCAGGACCCGGCGCTGACGGTCGGCTTCCTGCTCGATCCGCTTGCGGCGGACGAGGTGCCGACGCGGCTCGTCGCCTGGACGACGACGCCCTGGACGCTGCCCTCCAACATGGCGCTCGCCGTCGCGCCAGAGGCCGACTATGCCGTGCTCGAAAAGGCCGGCCAGCGGGTCGTGCTCGGCGCGCCGCTCGTCGGCAACTATGCGAAGGAACTCGAGGGCTTCGTCGAGGTCGGCCAGCTGAAGGGGGCCGAGCTCGTCGGCCGCAGCTACCGGCCGCTGTTCCCCTTCTTCGAGACACGCCGTGAGGAGGGCGCCTTCCGCGTCATCGGCGGCGACTTCATCGAGATGACCGACGGCACTGGCGTCGTGCACATCGCCCCCGCCTTCGGCGAGGACGACATGCGCGTCGGCCAGGAGCAGGGCATCCCGGTCGTGGACCCGGTCGATTTCGCCGGCAACTTCACCGGCGAGGTGCCGCCCTATGCCGGCATGAACGTCTTCGAGGCCAACAAGGAGATCATCCGCGACCTGAAGCATCAGGCGGGGGTGGTGCTGCGCCACGAGACCTACGACCACAACTATCCGCATTGCTGGCGCACCGACCAGCCGCTGATCTACAAGGCGCTGCGCTCCTGGTACGTGAAGGTCACCGCCTTCAAGGACCGGATGGTCGAGCTCAACCAGGGCATCACCTGGGTGCCGGACCACATCAAGGACGGCCTGTTCGGCAAGTGGCTGGAGAATGCGCGCGACTGGAACATCGGCCGCAACCGCTTCTGGGGCTCGCCGATCCCGGTGTGGAAGTCGGACGATCCGAACTATCCGCGCATGGACGTCTATGGCTCGCTCGACGAGATCGAGCGGGACTTCGGCGTGCGCCCGCATGACCTGCACCGGCCCTATATCGACGACCTGACGCGCCCGAACCCCGACGATCCGACCGGCAAGTCGGTGATGCGCCGCGTCGAGGACGTGCTCGACTGCTGGTTCGAGAGCGGCTCGATGCCCTTCGCGCAGGTGCATTACCCGTTCGACAACAAGGACTGGTTCGAGAACCACTTCCCGGGCGACTTCATCGTGGAGTATGTCGCGCAGACGCGCGGCTGGTTCTACACGCTGATGGTGATGTCGACGGCGCTGTTCGACCGCGCGCCTTTCCGCTCCTGCGTCTGCCACGGCGTCGTGCTCGACGAGAACAAGCAGAAGCTCTCGAAGCGGCTCAGGAATTATCCGGACCCGATCGACGTCTTCAACACTTATGGCGCCGACGCGCTGCGCTGGTATCTCGTGTCCTCGCCGCTCCTTTCCGGCGGCGATCTCGCGATGCCGAAGGACGGGCGCGCCATCGCCGAGACGGTGCGGCAGGTCATGCTGCCGATCTGGAACGCCTACTCCTTCTTCACGCTCTATGCCAATATCGACGGTCTCAAGGGCCGCATGGTGACGAGCGCCGAGGCCGAGCTCGACCGCTATATCCTGGCGAAGACCGGCGATCTCATCCGCGGCATCGAAGCGGCGATGGAGAAGCTCGACCTCGCCGGTGCGACGGCGGCGTTCCCGCCCTTCATCGAGGCGCTGAACAACTGGTTCATCCGCCGCTCGCGCGACCGGTTCTGGAAGGCCGAGAAGGATGCCGACAAGCAGGCGGCCTATGACACGCTCTACACCGTGCTCGTCACGATGTGCCGCGCGCTGGCGCCGTTCCTCCCTTATCTGACGGAGCACATCCATCGCGCCCTGATGGACGGGGAGAGTGTGCATCTCGCCGACTGGCCGGATGCGTCGGCTCTGGTCGCCGATGTCGAGCTCGTTGCGCGCATGGACATGGCGCGGTCGGTCGCTTCCGCCGCGGCCGCGCTGCGGACGGCGAAGAACCTCCGCACGCGGCTGCCGCTCAAGAGCCTGATCGTCGCGCATCCGCGCCATGCGGTGCTCGAGCCGCTCGCCGCCGTCATCGCCGACGAGGTCAACGTCAAGGAGGTCAGCTTCGTCGACGATCCTTCCGCCTATGGCCGTCCGGTGCTCACGGCGAACCTGCCCGTGGTCGGCAAGCGGCTTGGCCCGGCGCTGAAGGGCGTCATCGCCGCCGCCAAGGCAGGCGAATGGACGCTTACGGGCGATACCGTCACGATCGCCGGCGTCGAGCTGGCGGCGGGCGAGTACTTCCTGAAGTTCCAGGCCAACGAGGGTGTCGACGCGGCGCCGTTCGATGGCTCGGCCGGTGTCGTCGTGCTCGACACGCATGTCGATGCGGCGCTGGAGCGCGAGGGCATCGCGCGCGACTTCATCCGCCTCGTGCAGGTGGCGCGCAAGGATGCCGGCTTCCGTATCTCGGACCGCATCCATATCGAGGTGAAGGCGGCCAACGCCGCGTCGGCCGCGATCCTCGACCATCAGGACACGGTAAAGTCCGAGACGCTCGCCGAGAGCCTCCGGCCGACCGATGCGGTGCCGGAAGGCTATGTCTCCGAGACGGTGCTGGACGACCAGCCCATCGCGATCGGCGTCCGTTTGGCGCGCTGA
- a CDS encoding biotin transporter BioY, protein MTRDVSTRDIVYIALFAALMAAVNLVPPIQVAFLPVPITAATLAVMLAGCLIGAKRGGFAILLFVLLVALGLPLLAGGRGGLSVFFGPTAGFILSWPVGAYVTGWLTEKNWPRMNAVWFFIFSVIGGIGAVYLIGIPWLALVAKLSLFDAAKGSLIFVPGDLVKAVAAAAIAETVRRAYPLMQAAR, encoded by the coding sequence ATGACCAGAGACGTTTCCACCCGCGACATCGTCTATATCGCGCTGTTCGCGGCGCTCATGGCGGCCGTGAACCTCGTGCCGCCGATCCAGGTCGCTTTCCTGCCGGTGCCGATCACCGCCGCGACGCTCGCGGTCATGCTGGCCGGCTGCCTGATCGGCGCCAAGCGCGGCGGCTTCGCCATCCTGCTCTTCGTGCTGCTTGTGGCGCTCGGCCTGCCGCTGCTCGCCGGCGGGCGCGGCGGCCTCTCGGTGTTCTTCGGCCCGACGGCGGGCTTCATCCTCTCCTGGCCGGTCGGCGCCTATGTCACCGGCTGGCTCACCGAGAAGAACTGGCCGCGCATGAACGCCGTCTGGTTCTTCATCTTCTCGGTGATCGGCGGCATTGGCGCGGTCTATCTGATCGGCATTCCCTGGCTGGCGCTGGTCGCGAAGCTTTCGCTCTTCGACGCGGCGAAGGGCTCGCTGATCTTCGTTCCGGGCGATCTCGTGAAGGCCGTCGCCGCAGCCGCGATCGCCGAGACCGTGCGCCGCGCCTATCCGCTGATGCAGGCCGCGCGCTGA
- a CDS encoding energy-coupling factor transporter transmembrane component T family protein — translation MTIGLFAPGASALHRLPAGSKLGALVAASLALFAIPSTMFALAAVPLAFAVYLSTGLGFRRLVGELRGTAMLLAFVFVFHVLAGSVEDGTAAVARFAALILLASAVTLTTPVSEMAALVERLLAPLAPLGVNPAKVGLAIALAIRFIPLIAEEYRQIREAQAARGLQRNLLALVVPLVIRTLKAADDLADAIEARGYEA, via the coding sequence ATGACCATCGGCCTCTTTGCGCCCGGCGCCTCGGCGCTGCACCGCCTGCCGGCCGGATCGAAACTCGGCGCCCTCGTCGCCGCCTCGCTCGCGCTCTTTGCCATTCCCTCGACGATGTTCGCGCTCGCGGCGGTTCCGCTCGCGTTTGCAGTCTATCTCTCGACCGGCCTCGGCTTTCGGCGGCTCGTCGGCGAACTGCGCGGCACGGCTATGCTGCTCGCTTTCGTGTTCGTCTTTCATGTGCTGGCCGGCTCGGTGGAAGACGGCACCGCTGCCGTCGCGCGCTTCGCCGCGCTCATTCTTCTCGCGAGCGCCGTCACACTGACGACGCCCGTCTCCGAAATGGCAGCGCTGGTCGAGCGGTTGCTGGCCCCGCTCGCCCCGCTCGGCGTTAATCCGGCCAAGGTCGGGCTCGCCATCGCGCTCGCGATCCGCTTCATCCCGCTCATCGCCGAGGAATATCGCCAGATCCGCGAGGCGCAGGCGGCACGCGGGCTCCAGCGCAATCTGCTGGCGCTCGTCGTGCCGCTCGTCATCCGCACCCTGAAGGCGGCCGACGACCTCGCCGACGCCATCGAGGCGCGGGGCTACGAGGCTTGA
- a CDS encoding energy-coupling factor ABC transporter ATP-binding protein gives MIVLDGVSHAFDGRPVLADLSLRLAERRIGVVGANGSGKSTFARLLNGLVLPSAGRVLVDGIDTRRDAKAARRKVGFVFQNPDHQIVMPIVAEDLAFGLKPRGFGRAEIAARVDAALARYGLSHLRDRPVHQLSGGEKQLIALSAVLVLEPELIVMDEPTTLLDLRNRNRLADAVAALPEPAVVVTHDLDFIATFDRVLMIEDGRLAADGPPNEVLPFYRARMQ, from the coding sequence ATGATCGTGCTGGATGGCGTCAGCCACGCCTTCGATGGCCGGCCGGTCCTCGCGGACCTCTCGCTCAGGCTCGCCGAGCGGCGCATTGGCGTCGTCGGCGCCAACGGCTCGGGAAAGAGCACCTTCGCCCGCCTCCTGAACGGCCTCGTCCTGCCCAGCGCCGGGCGCGTCCTTGTCGACGGCATCGACACGCGGCGCGATGCGAAGGCCGCCCGCCGCAAGGTCGGCTTCGTCTTCCAGAATCCGGACCACCAGATCGTAATGCCGATCGTGGCCGAGGATCTCGCCTTCGGCCTCAAGCCGCGCGGGTTCGGCAGGGCGGAGATCGCCGCCCGCGTCGACGCGGCGCTGGCGCGCTACGGTCTCTCCCATCTCCGCGACCGGCCGGTCCACCAGCTCTCGGGTGGCGAAAAGCAGCTGATCGCGCTTTCCGCGGTGCTCGTCCTCGAGCCCGAGCTCATCGTCATGGACGAGCCGACGACACTTCTGGACCTGCGGAACCGCAATCGCCTCGCGGACGCCGTTGCGGCGCTGCCGGAGCCGGCCGTGGTGGTCACGCACGATCTCGATTTCATCGCGACCTTCGACCGCGTGCTGATGATCGAGGATGGACGCCTCGCCGCCGACGGGCCTCCGAACGAGGTGCTGCCCTTCTACCGGGCGCGCATGCAATGA
- a CDS encoding 2-dehydro-3-deoxy-phosphogluconate aldolase: protein MTQNLAALLPVLKAAPVVPVLIIEDVKTAVPLARALVAGGLTALEVTLRTAAALDCIRAIKAEVEGANVGAGTILDAKQFDAAVAAGSSFLVSPGATPKLLAHAKGSPVPLLPGIATASEAMALLEEGYGAAKFFPAEQAGGAPYLKALSSPIPGLVFCPTGGVSLKNAPTYLALPNVVCVGGSWVAPAAAVAAGDWAAITTLAAEAVALKAA from the coding sequence ATGACCCAGAACCTTGCCGCGCTCCTCCCCGTCCTCAAGGCTGCCCCCGTCGTCCCGGTGCTGATCATCGAGGACGTGAAGACGGCGGTGCCGCTCGCCCGCGCGCTGGTCGCCGGCGGGTTGACGGCGCTGGAGGTAACGCTCCGCACCGCCGCCGCGCTTGACTGCATCCGCGCCATCAAGGCCGAGGTCGAGGGCGCGAATGTCGGCGCCGGCACGATCCTCGATGCGAAGCAGTTCGATGCGGCGGTCGCCGCCGGATCGAGCTTTCTCGTCAGCCCGGGCGCGACGCCGAAGCTCCTCGCCCATGCCAAGGGCTCGCCGGTGCCGCTGCTCCCGGGCATCGCGACGGCGAGCGAGGCGATGGCGCTTCTCGAAGAAGGCTACGGCGCCGCCAAGTTCTTCCCGGCCGAGCAGGCGGGCGGCGCGCCCTATCTGAAGGCGCTGTCCTCGCCGATCCCCGGCCTCGTCTTCTGCCCGACCGGCGGCGTCAGCCTCAAGAATGCGCCGACCTATCTCGCGCTTCCGAACGTCGTCTGCGTCGGCGGCTCCTGGGTGGCGCCGGCGGCCGCGGTCGCGGCGGGCGACTGGGCGGCGATCACCACGCTCGCTGCCGAGGCGGTGGCGCTGAAGGCTGCCTGA
- a CDS encoding tellurite resistance TerB family protein: MIDGKKLLDQFLGADSGRSGVPRGMGAPAGGGGSTGGLGDLLGGLAGSLGGQGGGSGPGGLGGVLGQVTDYAKKNPGMSTVIAGGLASVLLGKGGKKLGSNALTLGGLAALGTLAYKAYQQYQINNPSAPPAPAPAPANAQLPPVVAQQAATPEDASALAVIIAMVAAAKADGHIDDEERQKILGKLSENGLSAEEQAFLEKELAAPLDFNRVVSLATGQEQAIQLYAASLLAITPDHAAERAYLDMLAARLGIEPGLKTAIEQTVASAAA, translated from the coding sequence ATGATCGACGGCAAGAAGCTTCTGGACCAGTTCCTCGGCGCCGATAGCGGCCGTTCCGGCGTGCCGCGCGGCATGGGAGCCCCGGCCGGTGGCGGTGGTTCCACCGGCGGGCTTGGCGATCTCCTCGGTGGCCTTGCGGGCAGCCTCGGCGGCCAGGGTGGCGGCAGCGGTCCGGGCGGCCTCGGCGGCGTGCTCGGCCAGGTGACCGACTACGCCAAGAAGAACCCCGGCATGTCGACGGTGATCGCCGGCGGCCTCGCCTCGGTGTTGCTCGGCAAGGGCGGCAAGAAGCTCGGCTCGAATGCGCTGACGCTGGGCGGTCTCGCCGCGCTCGGGACGCTCGCCTACAAGGCCTACCAGCAGTACCAGATCAACAACCCTTCGGCGCCTCCGGCGCCCGCGCCCGCGCCGGCCAATGCGCAACTTCCGCCGGTCGTGGCGCAGCAGGCCGCGACGCCCGAGGATGCCAGCGCGCTCGCCGTCATCATCGCCATGGTCGCGGCGGCGAAGGCCGACGGTCATATCGACGACGAGGAGCGGCAGAAAATCCTCGGCAAACTGTCGGAAAACGGGCTTTCCGCCGAGGAGCAGGCCTTCCTCGAGAAGGAGCTGGCCGCGCCGCTCGACTTCAACCGCGTCGTATCGCTCGCGACCGGCCAGGAGCAGGCGATCCAGCTCTATGCGGCCTCGCTCCTCGCCATCACGCCCGACCACGCCGCGGAGCGGGCCTATCTCGACATGCTCGCCGCCCGCCTCGGCATCGAGCCCGGCCTCAAGACCGCCATCGAACAGACGGTTGCCAGCGCCGCGGCGTAA
- a CDS encoding LysR family transcriptional regulator, which yields MLDGFSLDQLRTFVAAADSGSFSAAGRQLGRAQSVVSQTIANLEGLIGVTLFDRGARYPVLTREGRALLEQARAVTGAMDQFKARARGLSGGLEPELSVVINVLFPTPVLTQAVAAFQMRFPDTPLRISVEGLGAVLELVLDGTCAFGIRGPIGGAHPDLSSEYLLQVGYQMVAAPDHPLAHYRGPIPTRTLGQYVQLVLSDRSKLTEDKDFRVFAPKTWRLYDLGAKHALLKAGLGWGGLPVEMIREDLDRGLLVPLEIADMTIASTITMSAIYRTDAPPGPAGRGLIEELVKASSQP from the coding sequence ATGCTAGACGGTTTCTCCCTCGATCAGCTGCGCACTTTCGTCGCCGCCGCCGATTCCGGCAGCTTTTCCGCGGCCGGCCGGCAGCTCGGCCGGGCGCAGTCGGTGGTGAGCCAGACGATCGCCAATCTCGAAGGCCTGATCGGCGTCACCCTCTTCGACCGCGGCGCGCGCTATCCCGTCCTGACCAGGGAGGGCCGCGCGCTGCTCGAGCAGGCGCGGGCCGTCACCGGTGCCATGGACCAGTTCAAGGCGCGCGCCCGCGGCCTCTCGGGCGGTCTGGAGCCGGAGCTCAGCGTCGTCATCAATGTGTTGTTTCCGACCCCCGTGCTGACGCAAGCCGTTGCCGCCTTCCAGATGCGCTTTCCGGATACGCCGCTGCGCATTTCGGTCGAGGGGCTGGGCGCCGTTCTGGAATTGGTTCTCGACGGAACCTGCGCCTTCGGCATTCGCGGGCCGATCGGTGGAGCGCATCCCGATCTCAGCAGCGAATATCTGCTGCAGGTCGGCTATCAGATGGTCGCCGCACCGGACCATCCGCTGGCGCATTATCGCGGGCCGATCCCGACAAGGACGTTGGGGCAGTATGTGCAACTGGTCCTGTCGGATCGCTCCAAACTGACCGAGGACAAGGACTTCCGCGTCTTTGCGCCGAAGACCTGGCGCCTCTACGACCTTGGCGCCAAGCACGCGCTGCTTAAGGCGGGGCTCGGCTGGGGTGGCCTGCCGGTCGAAATGATCCGCGAAGATCTCGACCGTGGCCTGCTGGTTCCGCTCGAGATTGCCGACATGACCATCGCCTCGACGATCACCATGTCGGCGATCTACCGGACCGACGCGCCACCCGGCCCGGCCGGACGCGGTCTGATCGAGGAACTGGTCAAGGCCTCGTCACAGCCTTGA